The window ATTATATTACAaggataaaaaaacaatacatttatcaGCCTGCCATTCACCTTCTGTGATACCACTGCTAAACAGACACAAGGAAAAAGCCCTGACATTACTGTAATCCTGATTATGACATCATTATTGACAATAATCCATGTAATACATGGTGCCATGCATCACGCACATGATCAAACACCATCATGTAATCCCCTAATGGGCCTGCAGTATTAAGTCAACATTTCCATTTAATAAGTCCAAGTAATTACCAAGTAAACACGATCTTGCTTGTTTTGGCTGCAGGTCTGTCCGGTTTGGATGCCAAATCCAGTGGTCGCCTGGGCACCAGAGCTATGGTCTATTACATGACCACCACTATTATTGCTGCTATCCTGGGAGTCATCCTGGTGTTAGTCATTCACCCTGGCAACCCCAAACTGAAGGAGGGGCTGGGCGAGGGCGAGAAGAACGATGACGTGTCCAGCTTGGATGCCTTCTTTGATCTGATCAGGAACCTGTTCCCGGAGAACCTGGTGCAGGCTTGTTTCCAACAGGTACCGGAGGATGGCATTTACGAGACAATACACATACACCTTGATCACTGACagttgagttgccttgtgtcatAGGGGACATCATGTCTCATCATCAGTATCTGTTTTCTCCTTGAACTCAGATCCAGACAGTCACAAAGAAGGTAGAGGTGGTTATTGAGGAGGAACTCAATGCGACCACTGCGGATGGCCTGCTGGCTAACATTACCAAGGCGCCTCAGTTCGCCGTCAAAAAGTCCTTGCAGTTCAAAAGTGGCATGAACGTCCTGGGTATGTAACCAAACCAAAACACTCACAACTTACGGATGATTAACATTAAACCACACTAAACAGCcgacagccatgctagcagctctgtgaggctgcactttGACACAGCGGTGCTTTGatcttagtttagcattttagcatgcTATCATTAGCATTTGCAGTAAACGCAAAGTTGCTGACACCAATGGGAATTGGATTCATTTTCCAGGTATCAACATAAAccaatgaaacaaataaaaaagatgatgaaaagttcaagtccagtgtgtaggatgtTGGAGGATCTGttggcagaaatgtaaaataatactCAGTATTATGTTTCCATTATCATACAGTCTCCTGATTATAAGAATTGGTGTTGTCCTTACCTTAGAATGACCATTTTAAtgtctacagagggagcaggtcctgTTCTATGGAGTTTGCCATATtgcagaatggacaaaccataCGCTGACTCTAGAGAGGCAGAGATTTGcggtgttttgttttgaagtttAAGAGGCTACCATAGGGGAGTGTGAGGTGAGGCGTGTTCAGTTAGTTGCAATCTaaatgccactaaatcctacacactgaaaCTTAAAGGGAGATCAAGATCCCTTGAGTATGAAGTCTCGTGGAAATACATCCAATAGTTATGAGACACTTTACTCAAAAGGGGAACCATGGCTGTCAATTGAGTGACAATCCATGGAAGATGTTTCTCAGGATAAGTGaaaactttgaaatgaaaaatcaGGGAATCACCAAAGTCGTAAGGACTCATTCTCTGGGCATCATGAATATGTCTACCCAATCTCATGGCAATTCATCAAATAGATCTCAAGATATTTTAGCCTCAACTAAAGTTGGGGACTGGCCAACCGAGATTGCCATCGCTGATAAAAGCTACATTTACAATATGACATTTACAGTGATTCAAACATCTGGACAAACCGAATGTCTTTggttgtaaatgtaaaactttTCACCCCGAATACTAATTCCCTCACGCTGAAGTCATCTCATCTGTACACGCTGGTCTACCAGAGTTTGATACATTTATGATTTTCTGTCACAGGTCTGATTGGTTTCTTTATTGCATTTGGCATCTGCATGGGCAAGATGGGAGAGAAGGCCAGACTCATGATTGACTTCTTCAGCATCCTCAATGAGATTGTGATGAAACTTGTCATCCTGATCATGTGGTTGGTATCACTTAAGAATCTCATtgactcatttttaaaaaactcatTGATCGCTTTGAGTCGGAAATAACTGTAAATGCAGAGTTATTTCTCAAGTCATTCCAACATTCTTAAAAGATTTATGATCTTTTATGTGAAGTGGAATTTGTGCTCTGACAAATTCTTTGTCGTCTTTGCTCGAAGCTAAATTTTATGAAATAACAAAAGCTCTTTCATCTCCTCAGGTACTCTCCCTTCGGTATTGCCTGTCTCATCTGTGGTAAGATCATCTCCATCAAGGACCTGGAGGTGGTGGCCAGGCAGCTGGGAATGTACATGGTCACTGTGATTGTTGGCCTCATCATCCATGGAGCTATCTTCCTGCCGAGCATCTACTTCGTCATTGTCAGGAAAAACCCCTTCACCTTCTTCCTGGGAATCTTCCAGGCCTGGATCACTGCTCTGGGAACCGCCTCCAGGTCAGCAACCCTAATTAACGGATagttgtttcttgttttgtatGCAGTTCGTGCACAGTTACAACCTACCTTCCTCTGCTTGTCCCTGCAGTGCTGGTACACTGCCTGTCACCTTCCGCTGTCTGGAGGAGAACTTGGGTATTGACAAAAGAGTCACTCGTTTCGTGCTCCCGGTCGGCGCCACCATCAACATGGATGGAACTGCTCTGTATGAGGCCGTTGCAGCCATCTTCATTGCCCAAATGAATGGTATCCAGCTGGACCCTGGTCAGATTGTCACCGTCAGGTCAGGACACACTCATGATAGTATCTTTGAACTTCAGACATGTCAGGTTTTATTAACTGGTGTCATTTGCACTGTTAAAAGCCTATATTTATGAAATGATCtaatttaaaggagacctattatgcttttcaGTCGACCTTgcaaaaggtcttgaaagttaaaaagccaacaggagctcctctctccaacagaaaacactgttt is drawn from Sparus aurata chromosome 8, fSpaAur1.1, whole genome shotgun sequence and contains these coding sequences:
- the slc1a2b gene encoding excitatory amino acid transporter 2 isoform X2, with the translated sequence MYIALTSTPTEMNANSMPKQVEVRMHESHLEPIEARPQSKCAKICSKLFKNLLLTLTVLGVILGAVSGMLLRVASPIHPDIVMVIAFPGDILMRMLKMLILPLIISSLITGLSGLDAKSSGRLGTRAMVYYMTTTIIAAILGVILVLVIHPGNPKLKEGLGEGEKNDDVSSLDAFFDLIRNLFPENLVQACFQQIQTVTKKVEVVIEEELNATTADGLLANITKAPQFAVKKSLQFKSGMNVLGLIGFFIAFGICMGKMGEKARLMIDFFSILNEIVMKLVILIMWYSPFGIACLICGKIISIKDLEVVARQLGMYMVTVIVGLIIHGAIFLPSIYFVIVRKNPFTFFLGIFQAWITALGTASSAGTLPVTFRCLEENLGIDKRVTRFVLPVGATINMDGTALYEAVAAIFIAQMNGIQLDPGQIVTVSLTATLASVGAASIPSAGLVTMLLILTAVGLPTQDISLLVAVDWLLDRFRTSVNVVGDSYGAGIVYHMSKAELEELDAHAAKSDDIEMMTKTQSYYDDMKNHHENNSNQCVLTETATATTTATATANNSVVVDECKVTSATNGSAAECTLVEEEPWKHE
- the slc1a2b gene encoding excitatory amino acid transporter 2 isoform X1, coding for MPKQVEVRMHESHLEPIEARPQSKCAKICSKLFKNLLLTLTVLGVILGAVSGMLLRVASPIHPDIVMVIAFPGDILMRMLKMLILPLIISSLITGLSGLDAKSSGRLGTRAMVYYMTTTIIAAILGVILVLVIHPGNPKLKEGLGEGEKNDDVSSLDAFFDLIRNLFPENLVQACFQQIQTVTKKVEVVIEEELNATTADGLLANITKAPQFAVKKSLQFKSGMNVLGLIGFFIAFGICMGKMGEKARLMIDFFSILNEIVMKLVILIMWYSPFGIACLICGKIISIKDLEVVARQLGMYMVTVIVGLIIHGAIFLPSIYFVIVRKNPFTFFLGIFQAWITALGTASSAGTLPVTFRCLEENLGIDKRVTRFVLPVGATINMDGTALYEAVAAIFIAQMNGIQLDPGQIVTVSLTATLASVGAASIPSAGLVTMLLILTAVGLPTQDISLLVAVDWLLDRFRTSVNVVGDSYGAGIVYHMSKAELEELDAHAAKSDDIEMMTKTQSYYDDMKNHHENNSNQCVLTETATATTTATATANNSVVVDECKVTSATNGSAAECTLVEEEPWKHE
- the slc1a2b gene encoding excitatory amino acid transporter 2 isoform X3, coding for MPKQVEVRMHESHLEPIEARPQSKCAKICSKLFKNLLLTLTVLGVILGAVSGMLLRVASPIHPDIVMVIAFPGDILMRMLKMLILPLIISSLITGLSGLDAKSSGRLGTRAMVYYMTTTIIAAILGVILVLVIHPGNPKLKEGLGEGEKNDDVSSLDAFFDLIRNLFPENLVQACFQQIQTVTKKVEVVIEEELNATTADGLLANITKAPQFAVKKSLQFKSGMNVLGLIGFFIAFGICMGKMGEKARLMIDFFSILNEIVMKLVILIMWYSPFGIACLICGKIISIKDLEVVARQLGMYMVTVIVGLIIHGAIFLPSIYFVIVRKNPFTFFLGIFQAWITALGTASSAGTLPVTFRCLEENLGIDKRVTRFVLPVGATINMDGTALYEAVAAIFIAQMNGIQLDPGQIVTVSLTATLASVGAASIPSAGLVTMLLILTAVGLPTQDISLLVAVDWLLDRFRTSVNVVGDSYGAGIVYHMSKAELEELDAHAAKSDDIEMMTKTQSYYDDMKNHHENNSNQ